Genomic segment of Saprospiraceae bacterium:
ACTTAGCGGAGCTGACCCCTCTTTGTATTTCTATCATTTTTTCAATACGGAAAAAGCATTTGATGGTGGGATGATTGAAGTATCTACGGATGGTTTTTTCTGGCTACCAGTTAAACCGGAACAATTTAGTCTTAATGGCTATACCGGATTGATTAATTATGAAACGTTTGTCATTCCAAATTCATCTGCGTTTTCTGGACAGAGCACAGATTTTATTCCAACTGTATTGAGTCTTAAGGATTACGGTACAAATAAAATTCAAATTAGATTTCGATTTGGAAATGATAGTTTAAATGTAAGTCCAAATACAAATACCATTTTAGGTTGGGTTATTGATAATGTAGAATTCATTTATCCTAAATTTTACAATGCTGAAGTTTGTGTCGCAACGGCTGAAGGGGATCTTGTTTGCACTTCCGCTCCAGGAAAGGGAACGTTAGCAGATTCTGATAAAATTATTGGAACCCAATCCGAGAAAACAAAAAGCAGTTTTAAAGTCTATCCAAATCCTGCCAGTAATTATTTTCTATTCAGACAGGATGCAGAAAAATCAATTCATACCTTAATCATCCGATCCGTAAATGGTCAAGAGCTTAAGCGGGTTTCTTTACCTACTGATCTGAGTTTTGTTAAAATCAGTACAGACGATTTACCAAAAGGAATCGTAATTCTGGAAGGAATTGGCAAAGGGAACCATTCTTACTCAAAAATTGTTATTAAATAACATAATAAAATTAAAGGTTAAAAAAGAGCAAAAGCCAGTCAATTGACTGGCTTTTGCTCTTTTTTTCTTTTTGGATCGTTGTTGGGATTCATTAATAATAATACCTAAATAGCCTTAAGTCCTCTTTAGTCCAACGGACTATGCTCCCTTGGCCTATGTGGTCCTATGGCCTATGTTCCTTTAGTCCTATGGTCCTATGGTCTATGGTCCTATGGTCTATGGTCCTATGGTCTATGGTCCTATGGTCCTATGGTCCTATGGTCCTATGGTCCTATGGTCCTATGGTCTATGGTCCTATGGCCTATGGTCCTATGGTCTATGGTCCTATGGCCTATGGTCCTATGGTCTATGGTCTATGGTCTATGGTCCTGTGGTCCTATGGTCTATGGTCCTATGGTCTATGGTCCTTAGTCATTGTGCCTCCTTCGGCTCCCTCATTCAACTATTTCTCAAAAACCTGAACCTTGGTGGTTACTTCCACAAATTCTTTTGTAAATTTTCCTTCATAGCGTGTGGCACGTACTATGTGATTGTCGATCCAGTGATAATTGCCACCACGGGGTTTGTTTAGTAATAAGAAGTGATATTTAAATCCACATTTTAGGAGCCAGTTTTCAGTAATTAATTTATGGGCGTCTGTACGGGAAGTAAAAAACGTAATAATATGTCCTTCCTCATACCATTGATTAATTACTTTAATCGCATCCGGATAAGGTTCAACAGTTACCATGCGTTCTGGTTCTTCATTTGGAATGTCATCGCAAATAGTACCGTCAATGTCCACAAGAAAATTCTTTACATGTTCGGGTAATAATGGCGAAGCCAATTTACCTTCCTGATCAAAATGCTTTTGTAGCTTTAATTCTTTCTTGACATTCATATTTAGAAATAGCCAACTATTATTCTTCTTCTTGGGCAGTCCCTGGATCCAACTCCAAATTGCTTGATTCAGGCGGCGTTTCTTCTGTTTGATCAGGCAGGATATTGGGTTCCTCAGTTTGTATTTCTTTACTTGAAGCTATCGTTTCGGAATCTGGAGGAATTACTTCAGTGGTTTTACTTTCTGCTTTTTGCTTTTTTGGCTTTTTGGCAATTTTAATTTCTTCAGCCGCTTTTTCTAGTTTTTCTTGCAATTCTGCAGGAACATGCTCCTGGGCCTGGTGAATTGAATCAGAAATCTTTGCTTTAATTTTTTCTTTTTCTTCTTCTACTTTTTCTTTACGTTCTGTGCGCTTCTTTTGCTTGTCATCCCGCTTTTTGACTTTTTCAATGATGAGTTCTAATTTTTCTTTAGTTGCTAAAAGTTCTTTTAATTTCTCTTCTTTTGACTTCATACGTTCCTCAATCATTTTGATTTTGGCAACACGTATTTGAGCTTCTAATTGTCCGCTGGTAGTAGCAATCCGTCTGTTTTCAAAATCTATATTTTTCTTTTCGAAATTTATGGATTGTTCAAATTTTTGAATTGCAACCAACAAACCTTCATATCTGCGGATCAGTCGGTCTGCTCCTGAACCTTGTTGATCATTTCCAGATTCTCTTTTTTCTCTTTTTTCACGGATGCTTCTAAAGGATTCATTTAATTTTGAAGAAATAGACTCGCGATGGTCTTTATGAATGGATTGCGTTTTTAGATCAGACTGAATTTTCACCAATTGATCAAACAATGGTTTTAAAAGGGATCCGCTTTCAATTTTCTGTTCTATTTCAGAAAGCGCGTTCATGATTTGATCATAAACTTCCTTAGATTTTGATTTAAATTCTGAAGCTAAACTTTGTTTTAACTTTTTTAATTCATCAAACAGCGCATTGGATTTTTCACGCAATGAATCTGCATGGTCTCGTGAAATATTTTTTTCAAATATATGTTGTTGAATGTTAGACCAGGTTTGTTTAAGTTCTTCCCATAGGGCATGATTAAACGATTCTAATCGTTTAATCTTATCATGCAGGTCTTCTAATTCTGTTTTATAATTTTTATAAAGCTTGTTAGATAATACAATGAAATGCCATTCAATCTGGGCGCGCTGGATCACATCTGATTTCTCAACTTTTAGATCTTCTGGCAAAATGCCATCCGCCATGGTCAATTCTGTAATCCGATGCTCCGCGCTGGTCGGCATATTTAAATCCAATCCTTCCCGCCATTGGCTCATCAGCTTGTTGTAAAACTCCTCCGGGATATCCGCTTCAGGAATACTCCAGATTTCAACTTTGTTTGCTTCAGCATTTAATGAAATGGCCATCAAGACCCTTTCTTCTTTGACATTAACTCCCCAAACCACTAATCTGGTTCTCATGTTCTAGTATTTAATTATTTAAATCTGTTTTCCTCTCAAACAGAGGCATTTGTAAAATGATGATTTCCTATCTATAACGTTTAAATTGTACAAAAATCAATCCAAATATCATTTTTTATAAATTAATTCCTGCCGACCAATTTTTGATCAATGAGATAAGCCGCTATTTGTACGGCATTGGTAGCTGCTCCTTTACGCAAGTTGTCCGCAGTCACCCATATATTGAGCGTGTTAGCCTGTGATTCATCCCGGCGGATTCGACCTACTAATACTTCATTTCTGTTTTTAGCTTGCAAGGGTGTGGGATACTCAAAATTTTCTGGATTATCCATTAAAATGATTCCAGGAGTGGAAGCCAATAAATTTGAAACGGCCCCTAAATCAAATTCATTTTTTAATTGAACATTGATGGATTCAGAATGCCCCCCGTTTACTGGAACGCGCACTGCAGTTGCCGTAATCCGAATTGCAGGATCTCTTAATATTTTACGCGTTTCATGGACCATTTTCATTTCTTCTTTGGTGTAAGCATTCTCTAAAAAAGTGTCGCATTGAGGAATGCAATTTTCGAAAATGGGGTGGTGATAGGCTCTTGGTTCTTCGACCGTTTTTCCATCCCGTTCAGATTCATATTGGCGGACCGCTTTCATGCCGGTGCCAGTAAAAGATTGATAGGTTGAAATCACAAGCCGATCCAAACCATATTTTAAATGAAGTGGATTTAATGCCATCACCATTTGAATGGTTGAACAATTTGGATTTGCAATAATTTTAGTGCCTGCATGGATTGTGTCAGCATTAATTTCCGGAACTACCAACGGACATGTTGGATCCATTCGCCAGGCTGAAGAATTGTCAATCACAAAACATCCAGATTGCGCAAATCGAGGTGCCCATTCCAATGAGGTGGAGCCTCCTGCTGAGAATATGGCAATGTCGGGTTTTGATGTTACTGCATCCTCCATTGAAATGACGGTATGATTATGACCATTCCAGGAAATGATTTTACCAACCGAACGCTCAGAAGCAACAAAACTAATTTTATCATAGGGAAGTTTGGTTTCATTCAATAAATCCAAAACTACTTGTCCTACTAAACCCGTGACGCCAACAACTGCTAAATGCATACGCAAATTTTCACAAAGTTACATGTTAGCTTTTGAGATTGGCGATTCTTTGGATTATTAATAATTTCTTAGGATTTGATATCAATAAAAAAACTTGGATATTTTAATTTTTTTTACCTTAGGGCTACTATGAGAACATATATGACCCTTATATGCCTGTTTGGCATTTCTGGGCTATTCGCCCAATGGAGTGATTCGTTTAGTCAATCACTCGACCCTGCCTGGAAAGGCGATGTCCATAACTTTAAGGTTAATTCCCAAATGCAACTTCAGTTAATGGCCCCATCAGCGGGCAGTTCAGCGCTGTTTCGATCGTTTCAATATGAAGACAGTTTGGTTTGGTCATTCTATATTAAATTGGATTTCAGCCCATCAGCTACTAATAAACTGGCAGTTGTTTTAATTGCCGATCAAATGCCATGGGATTCTTCGAAAGCGTTTTATATTGAAATTGGTGAAAATGGAACCAACGATAACTGGAAATTTTTTTATA
This window contains:
- a CDS encoding phosphoheptose isomerase produces the protein MNVKKELKLQKHFDQEGKLASPLLPEHVKNFLVDIDGTICDDIPNEEPERMVTVEPYPDAIKVINQWYEEGHIITFFTSRTDAHKLITENWLLKCGFKYHFLLLNKPRGGNYHWIDNHIVRATRYEGKFTKEFVEVTTKVQVFEK
- a CDS encoding aspartate-semialdehyde dehydrogenase: MHLAVVGVTGLVGQVVLDLLNETKLPYDKISFVASERSVGKIISWNGHNHTVISMEDAVTSKPDIAIFSAGGSTSLEWAPRFAQSGCFVIDNSSAWRMDPTCPLVVPEINADTIHAGTKIIANPNCSTIQMVMALNPLHLKYGLDRLVISTYQSFTGTGMKAVRQYESERDGKTVEEPRAYHHPIFENCIPQCDTFLENAYTKEEMKMVHETRKILRDPAIRITATAVRVPVNGGHSESINVQLKNEFDLGAVSNLLASTPGIILMDNPENFEYPTPLQAKNRNEVLVGRIRRDESQANTLNIWVTADNLRKGAATNAVQIAAYLIDQKLVGRN